A portion of the Rubripirellula tenax genome contains these proteins:
- a CDS encoding GxxExxY protein, protein MTENEVAKVIVDVAYHVHVGLGPGLLESVYQEVMVYELRKRGLVVLPKVGVPIVWDELEFEKGFEADLIVEGLVIVELKSVEAIHPVHKKQLLTYLRLGAIRVVRL, encoded by the coding sequence ATGACTGAGAATGAAGTGGCGAAAGTGATTGTAGACGTGGCGTATCATGTTCATGTTGGTCTCGGGCCGGGGTTGTTGGAGTCGGTTTATCAAGAAGTCATGGTCTACGAATTGAGGAAACGCGGATTGGTCGTGTTACCCAAAGTGGGCGTGCCAATCGTTTGGGATGAGTTGGAGTTTGAGAAAGGTTTTGAAGCCGATCTAATCGTGGAGGGTTTAGTCATTGTCGAATTGAAATCAGTGGAAGCCATCCATCCCGTCCATAAGAAACAGCTACTGACATACCTTCGACTGGGTGCGATCCGCGTAGTGCGCCTTTGA
- a CDS encoding helix-turn-helix domain-containing protein: MANQLAMDKSLAINNLRDAGYSQRRIAKTLRVSRGTVRRHLARRNSNNTKAPTDPSDLAPTGSGDSNGTTAPTGSGPPDATELSAGGNSQREPFRDIIVEKCQAGLSARRIHQDLGADHGSDVSYWLVNRFVRALG; the protein is encoded by the coding sequence ATGGCGAATCAACTGGCGATGGACAAGTCCCTTGCGATCAACAACTTACGCGATGCCGGTTACTCCCAGAGGCGGATCGCGAAGACTCTCCGTGTCTCTCGCGGGACTGTGCGACGGCATTTGGCCCGCAGAAATTCAAACAATACCAAGGCGCCAACGGATCCGAGCGATTTGGCGCCAACCGGGTCTGGTGATTCAAACGGTACCACAGCGCCAACCGGGTCCGGCCCGCCTGATGCGACTGAGTTGTCGGCCGGTGGCAACAGCCAGCGTGAGCCGTTTCGCGACATCATCGTCGAGAAATGCCAAGCCGGTTTGTCCGCTCGCCGCATCCATCAAGACCTCGGCGCAGATCACGGATCGGATGTCAGTTACTGGTTGGTCAACCGGTTCGTTAGAGCACTCGGTTGA
- a CDS encoding DDE-type integrase/transposase/recombinase translates to MEVLPGEELQVDFGTGAKIRNPDGTHRRTHVFRAVLSRSRKGYSEAVVRQDTESFIRALENCFWAIGGVPQRVIFDNAKCAVKTPDWHDPELNPKLVDF, encoded by the coding sequence ATGGAAGTACTTCCCGGCGAAGAGTTGCAAGTCGACTTCGGCACCGGTGCGAAGATCCGAAACCCCGATGGAACTCACAGGCGGACGCACGTCTTCCGTGCCGTCCTGAGCCGCTCGCGAAAGGGCTACAGCGAAGCCGTCGTTCGGCAGGACACTGAGAGTTTCATTCGGGCTTTGGAGAATTGCTTTTGGGCGATCGGCGGCGTGCCTCAAAGAGTCATATTCGATAACGCCAAGTGCGCCGTCAAAACGCCCGATTGGCACGACCCTGAACTCAATCCTAAGTTGGTCGATTTCTGA